In Myxocyprinus asiaticus isolate MX2 ecotype Aquarium Trade chromosome 16, UBuf_Myxa_2, whole genome shotgun sequence, a single window of DNA contains:
- the LOC127454316 gene encoding lens fiber membrane intrinsic protein-like produces MYSFMGGGLFCAIVGNILLVVSTATDYWMQYRLSGSFAHQGLWRYCMSGKCYTQTDSIAYWNATRAFMILSAMLCFAGIIAGILSFAHFSAFERFNRSFAAGIMFFVSTLFVLLAMAIYTGVTVNFLGKRFGDWRFSWSYILGWVALLMTFFAGIFYMCAYRMHECRRLAGPR; encoded by the exons ATGTACAGCTTTATGGGAGGCGGTTTGTTCTGTGCCATCGTGGGCAACATCCTGTTGGTGGTCTCCACGGCAACGGACTACTGGATGCAGTATAGACTGTCTGGCAGCTTTGCTCATCAGGGCCTGTGGAGATACTGTATGTCTGGCAAATGCTACACGCAGACCGACAGTATTG CTTATTGGAACGCAACCCGTGCCTTCATGATCCTCTCTGCAATGTTGTGTTTCGCGGGAATCATCGCAGGCATCCTCTCCTTTGCGCATTTTTCCGCCTTTGAGCGGTTCAACCGTTCCTTTGCAGCAGGGATCATGTTTTTTGTTTCCA CACTCTTTGTGCTGCTCGCCATGGCGATCTACACCGGTGTGACGGTGAACTTCCTAGGAAAACGTTTTGGCGATTGGCGTTTCTCCTGGTCCTACATACTGGGCTGGGTTGCTCTACTCATGACTTTTTTTGCAG GTATATTTTACATGTGTGCCTACAGGATGCACGAATGCAGAAGACTGGCCGGCCCTcgctaa